The nucleotide sequence GCTTATGAAGATGATGTCACTGGTCTCATGGGGTTCGCTTTCATCATCCTCATTCTTTGTGCTTGATTCCTTGGCTAGACGTGCCAGTTCGTTGAGCCTGTTACGTTCCTCCACTGAGATTATGTTGATCATTGCCACCTTCCTCTGGGCATCACATTGCACCTCATATTCCTGAATATTCTGCAGTGTTCCATCAAAGTCAATATAGAGCGAGTTCACCAGCATGGTAATGTTTTGTCGTTTCTGAAGAGGATAGATATTGAATTTTTTAACTCAGTCCATTTGCAACGTATGTTATTCCATATgtcaaaaatgaaacatgaatgAATAACATCAAAACTGGTGAAGTGTGTCTTTAATTTTATACCTGTCCAGCAGTTCCACAGTTAACGAAGCGGGCAAGAATTTTGTAGGATGTTTCGGTAAGCTGGGCAGAACAGGACGGATTTCCCAGATAAATGCCCTCACGATCTATCTGAGGCAACGCCTGTCTGGCAATCTGAATCTGAAACTCCGTTCTAGTACAGCTTATGTTGACTGGCACCACTGTGACACAACAGCAAAACACAATTAGTAATACTCCATGAACAGAATGTAAATCTTTAGTCCACATCTTTTCAATTTGATTAGTTTGTTAAATGAATTCAAGCCCTCACCTCCTATATAGGATGCCACAAAGcccttaaaggcatagttcctATCAGTGTTCAGAACAACCAACAGTTTATTTCCCTTAGAGGTTAAAGATGGCGGTTGTTCACTACCACACCAGTGACCCAACAAGGTGTCTATCTCACTGTCCCCATCATACACGGCCACAGAGTCATAATCGCACATATCTGTCAGACTGTTTCGATCCTCCAGCTCCAGAGAAGGGAAAAACAGCTTGATCCTGTAGCCGGCAGCTAGAGTGATAGTCCAATGACAGTTGATGTTGTTGGGGTAGATGTTTGGGTAGTGAGGGCTCGTAAAGTTCCCGCTAATGGTTTTCAAGACCTGCTGGCACTCTCCTTTCAAAAGAGCAAAACTTTCAAAATATACAATTGAAATGTATGACTatgctaaatatattttttcatgacaatgcgtgtctcacctgaataataGTAGGCTTTAAAGCCTCTCCCCCCAATGTTGAAATCAGATTTGAAGACCACCAGCAGTTGGTTTGATGCGGTGATGGTGTTGGGAGGTTTCTCATTACCACAGTAGTTTCCCAGGTGATTGTGTGTAATGGTAGGGCCATCAAAAAGAGCCACATAGTCAAAATTGCACCCCTCATTGTTTTCCAACTGGAAGTCAAGGAACACCAGGCTGACGACACTCTGATTAGACACGTGTACCGTCCACGAGCAATCAGCATTGTTACTGTAGTCTAGTGGATAACCTGGACTTGAGATTATTCCAGAGAGACCGGTCAAAACCCCACCACACATATCTGAGACGTAAAGAGGAGGAAGATATTCACTTTTTTTGGTTGTTGAAGTGGAAAGCTACATTTTGATgccattgtttacatttgtgtttaacattTGTGGCAATGCACATTCATATTCTATCcattacaaaataaagtattttattgatATACAGTGTATATGTCATGTTGTTGAatctaaaaaaatcttgtttttccacaattcctatttttttttacataaaaaaaatctggttttatttatactgtTCGAACATGCGGTCATGATGTTTAAAAATTGGGGGGAACTTGCACAGGCATGGCCAATAAGCAACATGAGACACTAGTCTCATATTTACACAAACAATGTTATAGTTTGTCTTGTACATATTCTTTAGAAATGTCAATTTTCTCATAGACTTCTATTCTAAAtgtattactgtaaaatgttttatgtttaggcAGAGATGGTATCTCACTCTTCAATGGTAAAGCTCACCTTTCCTGTAGCCAACAGAGAAGCCCTTGTGTGCAACATGACGATCTGAATGAAAGATGATGGACATGACGTTCCAGGAGGAGCTGAATTGAGGAGGAGACACATCACCACAAAATTTCCCCAGCAGGTTTCCCTCGTCCTCTGAGATCCCATTGTAAATCTTTATGTAGTCATAAGCACAGTCTATATGGTACTCCAACTCGAAGTGATGGAAAGTTAACAGTACTGATGATCCCTCTGATACCACTATCAGCCAGGTGCATACCGTATTATAAGGGTACAGGCCTGGGAAATTAGGACTTGTTATATTGTCATTGCTTGAAGACAGGATTCCACCACATTTAACAcctaaacaaacatacaaatacattgTAATAAATAAGTAACTGCGGTTCTGTTTATTCTgatgttttgataaatgtcAGAGAAAATGACTATTGCAATATTAATGATAAAGCAGTGATATGGAGCGAGGTGGCTATcaaattgtaaagtattttaatttaatggcATTTGTGATTATGGATTCTTGGAGTTTACACTTTATAGTAAGACCAAGGTCA is from Triplophysa dalaica isolate WHDGS20190420 chromosome 3, ASM1584641v1, whole genome shotgun sequence and encodes:
- the cdcp2 gene encoding CUB domain-containing protein 2, giving the protein MYLYVCLGVKCGGILSSSNDNITSPNFPGLYPYNTVCTWLIVVSEGSSVLLTFHHFELEYHIDCAYDYIKIYNGISEDEGNLLGKFCGDVSPPQFSSSWNVMSIIFHSDRHVAHKGFSVGYRKDMCGGVLTGLSGIISSPGYPLDYSNNADCSWTVHVSNQSVVSLVFLDFQLENNEGCNFDYVALFDGPTITHNHLGNYCGNEKPPNTITASNQLLVVFKSDFNIGGRGFKAYYYSGECQQVLKTISGNFTSPHYPNIYPNNINCHWTITLAAGYRIKLFFPSLELEDRNSLTDMCDYDSVAVYDGDSEIDTLLGHWCGSEQPPSLTSKGNKLLVVLNTDRNYAFKGFVASYIGGEGLNSFNKLIKLKRCGLKIYILFMEYY